The DNA sequence AGATCCTTTATACTCATTTGGCAGCCTGAGTTATAGTTAGATCAGTATTCCAACCTGACCTGCAACAGTCAAAAGTGGCCAAATGCTAGAGCAAGACACCAGATGGGTTTACAGTTGAACTCcgtgatctcagaggtcttttccaaccaatAATTCTCTGACATGCAGTTATGGAGAAGCAGGTGGTCTCTACAGCCCCCAGTAAAACTGCACCCCAGTGGAGTCAGCAAGGCACAGTTAGACATTTCTGCCATTGTTCTATGGCCCAAGGGTAGACTGAACCcatagaaacaaacaaacaaaccccttcCAAGAATGTGCATAACTTAATGAAAATTCAAACCAGCAAGTGGAAGTCTCTTTTGTACTTTAAGCATCCCCAGACAGAaaagagagagggggaaagaaacATAACTTACCTTTTCAAAAAACATAAAAGATGAGCAAGGCGTGGTATAAGCAAGACTTCTTGGTTCTGCCGAACAGCAGTGATTATCCTCTCGGCCACATACTCTGGATCCAGAACAGGAACCATACGTGGCCACCTGAAAAAGAGAATATTTATTGCTACAATACAAATTGCTTTGGATTcatattttcttcaaaaaagTATTAATTTTACAGTTactcaaaaaataaataaataccacAAGTCCTATGAACAAGAGAATCTTCATTATGTTAGGGTGGACATTGTTATTTTCCCCCATATGACCTCTCATAAGAGAAAACCAGAGACCTCATATTAAGACACACCAGACTTTTATTTGGCTCCTAAACTTTGTCATTATACATGCATACTGAGCAAAGCTATGGCATCAATTTCAGGAGGAGAATGGAAGTTTAGAAACCAGAGAGAACTAATGGAGCATTTGGCTTCTGCAAAGGAAAGGACACCAATTATGTTTCACATTTCAGCTTAAATGAATACTAAAGCACCTAGGCCTTTTGAGTTGCCCAGTCCCTGGACAGCACTGTTAACATCCATCTGAAGCCTTAAACGTAATACAAGCAGAAAAAAGTCTGACTCATGATTTTCATAAAGGAAATAGGGATTTATAACATGCTAAAAATGCAACTTTCATAAAAAACTCACAAGAATTTACTCACTTGGATTTAACACCATCAAACATTCCCGTGTTTATGACGTAAGGACACACAATTGTTGTTTTAACACCAGTCTTTCTCAGAGCTCTCATTTCCATATCAATTGATTCTGCAAAACCAATTGCTGCAAATTTACTTGCACAGTAAtctgtaaaataaaacattaattaagttaaatatttaaatttacaaATTAAACTTTACTGTCCAATATTAAACCACTTCCCATCAAAATAGGAGTGGTTTTCAGGATTAGGttaaaatttgcttttcatCTGAttcattccttttctttcctctcctaAGTCAACTATTGTTCTAGACTGGCAGACAGAGAGTTTCTCATGACATCCCTGCTACCACTTTTCCACTCTAACAAACTATggtaaatgaaattatttttttcataccattttttctttaaatctatGCACTCACTTACTATGCATCCAACTCCTGTTTTCAAGACTCTCTAATGTGCTTTCAACTTGAAATTCAGTTTGTACTTATGATCACCCTCTTGGAGCTAGATTTCTCTTACTGCTATGTCACCTTATTTCATATTCTGCCTTCTTTGTATACATATTCCAGAAATGCCTTCTGAGCTTCCTCTAATCTGAAGTGACCTCTTCCCTATCAGAAACATGCAAGTAAATTTTAACAATATTGAGGTTCTCAGCTTCCAAAGTTCTATATGGCTTCTAGATCCTTCTGCTTGGCAGAAAAAACCTGTTTCATAGCACTGCTGAGCTTCTGGAAAATGCTTTGTAAAGAAATGGTCTGTTTAAGGTCAGCTGTCTTGAAAGACTGTCTACTTGCTTTAACTATACAGAAAGATccaaaaattgaaaataagtTAGGTTTCTTTTCCCTCATGGATATTGATTGCAGAGTTTAAAATCACACTAATTACTTCAATTAATATCAGCTTGAATACACTACCTGAAGCCTGACTGGTTCCACACAGTCCTGCACCGCTTGCTATGCTAACCAAGTGTCCATGGTTAGCAGCAATCATTGCTGGGAGGAAGGCTTTGTAAGTCTGCAAAGGAAATCAGAATTGCCATGTAACATTTTACCAAGTAAGTACACGCCATAATATTTTGAAGGTGGTTTTAAAGAAATTCTCCCAACAATTTAAATAAGTTTTTCCCCTTCTATTATGGAAAggatgtgtgtatgtatgtggAGTTTGAACCACATGTTATTTGAACTCTAACCTTCAACTATTTAAATGGGGAGTTCCCACCCCAGGAGCACTACCAAAGCCATATGGTAACTTGATGAAAGTTAAATATATGCTTAATCTAGTAATGAAGTTTCTTTCAAATGAGAATTAAGTGTTCACTGCAAATTTTGGGAAACAGCAAAGATTTTAATTTCATGTTTTCCTtctattaaattaattaaatcatTCTGAtgaaatttatttctaaataaacTGATTTCTAAATAAACTGAAACATGACTGAATATTCTCTTTATAATTCTTTATGATAGAAGCACCATATAGGTGACCTGCCTTcactaaaaggaagaaaaagcacagaGGTTAGTCATTCTGGACAAAAGCTTCACTTATTGTCAAGAGGATTATCAGAACATGTGGTGTTCCTTACTGAAATTATCACAGAACAACCAAAACACTAACAGAACAGAAGAACTGAAGTAGAATTGAACACTTCTCTGTTACTAGGGGCAGCAACTATTAACGTGGGCCTGCTTCATGTCAGTTAATAATGAGACTGTAACTTATGACTAGCCTCAGAATTTAGCAGACAGTAGACTTCAATTCTTAAGAGAATTTCTAAATGTGAAGTGCTTCCACCTGCCTACACTAGAGATTCCCAAAGAATCCATTCTtccatgcttttaaaaaaaaaatttacagactccagagcaaataaataatttcttgtaTAATTTCTAACTGAACTTCCAAAAAGCTTTATATCCTTGCATGTTTTCCTCAATTCAAAAGGCAAAATTAACATTGAAAACATGTTAAAAGGCTAAATACAGGTTTTACCCAGAAGTGTGCCATTGTGTTCACTTCCATGGTTTTTTCTATGAGTGAATCTGGAGAATCAAGAAATCTCTTCCCAATTACAATACCAGCATTGTTGATCAAGATGCTGACATCACCAACTTCTTTTTTAACCTAAAACAAAAAGCATCAAGAGAGTGTGCaataaatacaaaacattctttCCAAGCATTATTTATGAAAACTTAACAAACAGAAATATTACACATTTAAATAAGTTGAACTTATGCTTGTTATGGATCCAAACACATCAGGTTCTTGCAGTCTCACCTGACGCCTTTTTAAAGGTGAGCTCTCAAATAGATTTTCTTCAGATTTGTGGAACCCAACAGCTCCACACAAGCTTCTGCTTTCAGCACCTCTGTttccaaggacaaatgatccagaTAAGTCTTTAATGCAGGCTTAACTAATACAACAAGTATTTTTCTATTATGTCTAAGTAAACACATCTTAAAACTAAAGAGCAATTCTGGACTAGAATCTGGTACACTCTACCCCAGAAATTAAGTTGACTAAAAAATAATACATACACATTAAACTCAGTAAGAGGAGGTATAGTTTTCATTTAGCTCCAGACTGAGAACATTCATGAAGAGACCCATTTGAGAGAACAAGTGTAGGCCAGCTGATTGCAAGGTATTATCTCAGCTTGCCAAAggagaatgaaaatatttaatatagaATTTGAGATACAGGTCATTGATCTGAACTATCTGGGAAAAATGAAATGAGTAACACAGTGAAGAattaaagaataatttttcacCTATCCTTTATTCTAGCTTAACTTCCTCGTATTCCTTAAACTTGCTCTAATCAtgtctatttttttaaactaagcTTTAGGAGTTGGGTACTTCTGGAACAAAGAcattagaaataaattttaagcTATAGGTTTTAATAGCCAAAAGGCTGTCCTTCATCGTGTTGGTACAGGAAAGAAACAATGACCTGATACAAGCAGAGCCTTTGGGTTTTCCTAcataagtaattttttcttgCTGTCTCTGTGTGGCTGATAAAGCACATATTAAAGATCCACATACATTTCATTTTGGCTTTAAAACTGTTTTATCAGAAGCAAAGTTTTCAAACATATCCTGCCCTACCAGCAAAAATTTAGTTTGCCATAGTCTTGCAAAACTCCAAGCCTGCATAAAGCTGAATCaccagaagaggaaaaaggacCTGGAACCATGCTGTCACATCTTCCAAAGATATGAACACTAAGAGCCAAAGTCTACTATGCTGCATGAATTCAGCAGTGGCACCAAGCACCATCTAATACTAAAGTCTTTTTGTAGCTGGTGAGATTGGATGATTCTACATCATCAGCAGGACATGACATTTCTGAAATAATGGTAAGTAAGGTGTTTTCTTCTATGCAGATCACCATGAGGATTATTAGTGAATTTGACAGTTGCTGAACTGCTGACAGAAGGTTTTAAATGAGGGACCCCGCACTGGACCCTACTTCAAATTCTTTGTTCCTGAAAGCTCTGTTTGCATCATCCTGAACCCATGTCACACAGATCGACATCCTGTTCTCTTTTTCAGCAGCATGAAATTTCACCAGCGTGGCTCAGCCACTGCTTTCCTCCATAGGCCCAGAGTGCTAGCCCTTGATTGAAATCCTCAAACCTAAAGGTTACTTTTCATCTGCTTCATTGCACTATCCTTCACACTGCAACATTcttcctccagctctcccagttcAGCAGGAAGCACTGCTACAAGCCTATGGAGAGACATGCAACTTCTCTGCAAGGACAGCAGATGTCCAGCTCAGTCGGTGTAACAGCTGCAAGGGGGACCAAGGCTGATCACCATTACTGGAATACAAAACCAATAGCACCAGCCTCCAACACACACAAGTTTCACATATCAGAAAGCCTATCATAGTCATTTTTGCACAGATAGAAAAAGACAGAAGGCTAGAGCTTATTAAAAAGCACCAAAACATTATTTCAACCAAAAGATGTTCCTGAAGACAGCTGAACTTATTGTTAAAAAAATCATCCCCACGCAAGACTTGCTGTGAAAATCTCTTAGTTCAACAGTTAAGTTTAGCAAATTTTAAGTGAATGAGAACAAGTTCTTAGACTTGAAACTGTTTAACAATTCTAGCTTTTGGCAATACTGGTAGTCTGCCCAAATTATCTAACCACATGCTATGTTTACAAAACTtttcagaaatgaaagaaagaaatatttaagaCAACAAGATACATTTATTAATTCAGATAAAATAAGT is a window from the Passer domesticus isolate bPasDom1 chromosome 1, bPasDom1.hap1, whole genome shotgun sequence genome containing:
- the SDR16C5 gene encoding epidermal retinol dehydrogenase 2, coding for MNFFLETLKVIVLVVYYLLESLVFFVVPGRKKNVSGEIVLITGAGSGIGRLLALKFASLGATVVLWDINQEGLNCTVRLAREKGAGRVHSYVCDCSKRQDVYRLADQVKKEVGDVSILINNAGIVIGKRFLDSPDSLIEKTMEVNTMAHFWTYKAFLPAMIAANHGHLVSIASGAGLCGTSQASDYCASKFAAIGFAESIDMEMRALRKTGVKTTIVCPYVINTGMFDGVKSKWPRMVPVLDPEYVAERIITAVRQNQEVLLIPRLAHLLCFLKSFLPVKVLVLLLDYFGLIEIMNTFKGRPKKE